A portion of the Acidisoma sp. PAMC 29798 genome contains these proteins:
- the metH gene encoding methionine synthase yields the protein MSSRPHLLDALRDQVLLCDGGMGSRVQALTLDIEKDFWNRENCTEVLNLSRPEMVREIHRGYFEAGADMVETNTFGGSPITLAEFELEDRTIEINRVAAELAREAADSFSDGRHRYVVGSIGPGTKLPSLGNIAYDLLEAALAEQSRGLIAGGVDAILIETCQDTLQIKAAVNGAKIARREAGSSTPIFVQVTVETTGTLLVGPDIAAAATVIDALDVPLIGLNCATGPQEMAEHIRWLATNWRGLISVQPNAGLPELVDGQTHYPLGAEAMASWVERYVAEDGLNLIGGCCGTSTPHIMALDQMLRRRAGSGIRPVPVLRKPVWVPSVASLYGQTPLRQENSYFSIGERCNANGSKKWRELQEGQDWDGCVAMGRDQIGEGSNALDICTAFVGRDEIAEMNEVVRRFTGSVNSPLVIDSTERIVLEAALKLHGGKPIINSINFEDGEKPAEDRMLMAKKFGTAVIALTIDEPGMAKTAEDKLRIARRLVEFCCDKHGLPQSDLLIDPLTFTIATGNEDDRKLGQWTLEGIKLIRDAFPDIQIILGLSNISFGLNPAARAVLNSVFLDHALKAGMTGAIVHVSKIRPLHLIAAEEVKVCEDLIFDRREEGYDPLKKLLEIFADRKLIDATAKVRSATVEGRLKDRIVDGDRKGLSEDLAEAMKTNAPLDIINGILLDGMKVVGELFGAGKMQLPFVLQSAETMKAAVAYLEPFMEKIEGQEKGTIVLATVRGDVHDIGKNLVDIILTNNGYRVINLGIKVPLVDMIAAVKEHKAHAIGMSGLLVKSTVVMKDNLEELTRQGLEIPILLGGAALTRNFVEDDCVRAYASGRVAYARDAFDGLSLMEKVTGNGFDDYMAAVQSRRAGKSRNTARTLGQADAKAFAPVDVKAVQARRRGLTQDQPVIVPPFWGARTVEAPPRALVPFLNERSLYQFQWGFRKQGKSLEDFIGWAKQELRPIMRRMLALCEEQDILKPQAIYGYWKAAGQGNDLILFAEDGQTELCRFALPRQPREDGDCIADFFRDVDDAERDVIGLQVVTVGQKPSDLARVWFEENRYQDYLYLHGLSVEMAEAMAEYTHKRIRAELGFSGEDDRDMEKMLGQGYRGSRYSFGYPACPRIEDQEPILKLLDAARIGVSLSDESQLHPEQSTSALVVLNARAKYFSV from the coding sequence ATGAGCAGCCGCCCGCATCTTCTTGACGCCCTGCGTGACCAGGTTCTGCTGTGTGACGGCGGCATGGGCAGCCGCGTCCAGGCGCTGACGCTCGACATCGAAAAAGACTTCTGGAACCGGGAAAACTGCACCGAGGTGCTGAACCTGTCGCGGCCGGAGATGGTGCGCGAAATCCATCGCGGCTATTTCGAAGCCGGTGCCGATATGGTGGAGACCAATACCTTCGGCGGCAGTCCGATTACCCTCGCCGAATTCGAGCTTGAAGACCGCACCATCGAAATCAACCGCGTGGCGGCCGAACTGGCACGCGAAGCGGCCGACAGCTTTTCGGACGGTCGGCATCGCTATGTGGTGGGCAGCATCGGGCCTGGCACCAAGCTGCCGAGCCTCGGCAATATCGCCTACGACCTGCTGGAAGCGGCCCTGGCCGAGCAAAGCCGTGGCCTGATCGCTGGCGGCGTCGATGCCATTCTGATCGAGACCTGCCAGGACACCTTGCAGATCAAGGCCGCCGTCAATGGCGCCAAGATTGCGCGGCGTGAGGCAGGCAGCAGCACGCCGATCTTCGTGCAAGTCACCGTGGAAACCACCGGCACCCTGCTGGTGGGGCCGGATATCGCCGCCGCCGCGACGGTGATTGACGCACTGGATGTACCGCTGATCGGGCTGAACTGCGCCACAGGCCCGCAGGAAATGGCTGAGCACATCCGCTGGCTCGCCACCAATTGGCGTGGCCTGATTTCGGTACAGCCCAATGCCGGCTTGCCGGAACTGGTGGACGGCCAGACCCATTACCCGCTGGGCGCCGAAGCCATGGCGAGCTGGGTCGAGCGTTACGTCGCCGAAGACGGCCTCAACCTCATCGGCGGCTGCTGCGGCACCTCGACCCCGCATATCATGGCGCTGGACCAGATGCTGCGCCGTCGCGCCGGTTCGGGCATCAGACCCGTGCCGGTGCTGCGCAAGCCGGTCTGGGTCCCCTCCGTAGCCAGCCTCTATGGCCAGACGCCGCTGCGACAGGAAAACAGCTATTTCTCCATCGGTGAGCGTTGCAATGCCAACGGCTCGAAGAAATGGCGTGAGTTGCAGGAAGGTCAGGATTGGGACGGTTGCGTCGCGATGGGCCGCGACCAGATCGGCGAAGGCTCCAACGCCCTCGACATCTGCACCGCCTTCGTCGGGCGCGACGAAATCGCGGAGATGAACGAGGTGGTGCGCCGCTTCACCGGCAGCGTGAATTCGCCGCTGGTCATCGACAGCACCGAGCGCATCGTGCTGGAAGCCGCGCTGAAGCTGCATGGCGGCAAGCCGATCATCAACTCGATCAATTTCGAGGATGGCGAGAAGCCGGCCGAAGATCGCATGCTGATGGCCAAGAAGTTCGGCACGGCGGTGATCGCGCTCACCATCGACGAGCCCGGCATGGCCAAGACCGCCGAAGACAAGCTGCGCATCGCGCGTCGGTTGGTGGAATTTTGCTGCGACAAGCACGGCCTGCCGCAATCGGATCTGCTCATCGATCCGCTGACCTTCACCATCGCCACGGGCAATGAGGATGACCGCAAGCTTGGTCAATGGACGTTGGAGGGGATCAAGCTGATCCGGGACGCTTTCCCCGACATCCAGATCATCCTCGGCCTGTCGAATATCAGCTTCGGCCTCAATCCCGCAGCGCGGGCAGTGTTGAATTCGGTGTTCCTCGACCATGCGCTCAAGGCCGGCATGACCGGCGCCATCGTGCATGTCAGCAAAATCCGGCCGCTGCATCTGATCGCAGCGGAGGAAGTGAAGGTCTGCGAAGATCTGATCTTCGATCGCCGCGAAGAAGGCTACGATCCGCTCAAAAAGCTGCTGGAGATCTTCGCCGACCGCAAATTGATCGACGCGACCGCCAAGGTGCGGTCTGCAACCGTCGAGGGCCGGTTGAAAGACCGCATCGTGGACGGCGACCGCAAGGGCCTGTCCGAGGATCTCGCCGAGGCGATGAAGACCAATGCGCCGCTCGACATCATCAACGGGATTCTGCTCGACGGTATGAAGGTGGTGGGTGAGCTGTTCGGCGCCGGCAAGATGCAGTTACCCTTCGTGCTGCAAAGCGCGGAGACGATGAAGGCCGCCGTCGCCTATCTCGAACCCTTCATGGAAAAGATCGAGGGCCAGGAAAAAGGCACCATCGTACTCGCCACCGTGCGCGGCGATGTGCATGACATCGGCAAGAACCTCGTCGATATCATCCTGACCAATAACGGCTATCGCGTCATCAATCTCGGCATCAAGGTGCCGCTGGTCGACATGATCGCGGCAGTGAAGGAGCATAAGGCGCATGCCATCGGCATGTCCGGCCTGCTGGTGAAATCTACTGTCGTCATGAAGGACAATCTGGAAGAGCTGACGCGCCAGGGATTGGAAATTCCGATCCTGCTCGGTGGGGCGGCGCTGACGCGCAACTTCGTCGAGGATGACTGCGTTCGTGCCTATGCCTCCGGCAGGGTCGCGTATGCGCGCGATGCCTTCGACGGCTTGTCGCTGATGGAGAAGGTCACCGGCAATGGCTTCGACGATTACATGGCGGCGGTGCAATCGCGCCGCGCCGGCAAATCCCGCAACACCGCCCGCACGCTGGGCCAGGCGGATGCGAAGGCCTTCGCGCCGGTCGATGTCAAAGCGGTGCAAGCGCGCCGCCGGGGCCTGACGCAGGACCAGCCGGTGATCGTGCCGCCCTTCTGGGGTGCGCGCACGGTGGAGGCGCCGCCGCGTGCGCTGGTGCCCTTCCTCAACGAGCGCAGCCTGTATCAGTTCCAATGGGGCTTTCGGAAACAGGGCAAGTCGCTAGAGGATTTCATCGGCTGGGCGAAGCAGGAGCTGCGGCCGATCATGCGCCGGATGCTGGCGCTGTGTGAGGAGCAAGACATCCTCAAGCCGCAGGCGATCTATGGCTATTGGAAAGCCGCCGGCCAGGGCAATGATCTTATTCTGTTTGCCGAGGACGGCCAGACGGAATTGTGTCGCTTCGCCCTGCCCCGCCAGCCGCGTGAGGATGGCGATTGCATCGCCGATTTCTTCCGTGACGTGGATGACGCCGAGCGTGACGTGATCGGGTTGCAGGTGGTGACCGTCGGCCAGAAGCCATCCGACCTCGCACGCGTGTGGTTCGAGGAAAACCGTTACCAGGACTACCTCTATCTCCATGGCCTGTCGGTCGAGATGGCCGAGGCGATGGCCGAATATACGCATAAGCGCATTCGCGCCGAGCTTGGTTTCTCCGGCGAGGATGATCGCGACATGGAAAAGATGCTCGGCCAGGGCTATCGCGGGTCGCGCTATTCCTTCGGCTATCCCGCCTGCCCGCGCATCGAGGATCAGGAGCCAATCCTGAAGCTTCTCGATGCCGCGCGCATCGGCGTGTCGCTGTCAGACGAGAGCCAGCTTCACCCCGAGCAATCGACCAGTGCGCTTGTGGTGCTCAACGCGCGCGCGAAGTATTTTTCGGTGTAG
- a CDS encoding DUF1003 domain-containing protein — translation MEDDATPILPAHIEDTVRAIAQLHAEHYNQATPLQRAVDRITASVGRPRFIAWLTMIVLAWVLLNLGAMALGRTPIDPPPFFWLDGASSLVALYTTVLILVTQRREDQLAAHRDQLTLELAILGEQKSAKIIELLEEMRRESPFLSNRVDHEAAAMSVAADPQSVLDAIKNSHEELATEAPV, via the coding sequence ATGGAGGACGACGCTACACCGATTCTACCGGCCCATATCGAAGACACGGTGCGCGCGATCGCCCAGCTTCATGCGGAGCACTACAATCAGGCGACGCCCCTGCAACGCGCGGTGGATCGCATCACCGCCTCCGTTGGGCGGCCACGCTTCATCGCCTGGCTGACCATGATCGTGCTGGCCTGGGTTCTTCTCAACCTCGGCGCGATGGCGCTAGGCCGAACGCCGATCGATCCGCCGCCCTTTTTCTGGTTGGACGGCGCCAGCAGCCTGGTTGCCCTCTACACCACGGTGCTGATCCTGGTGACGCAGCGACGAGAGGATCAGCTTGCCGCGCATCGTGACCAGCTCACGCTGGAGCTGGCCATTCTGGGCGAACAGAAATCCGCCAAGATCATCGAGCTTTTGGAAGAAATGCGACGGGAGTCGCCTTTTCTCTCCAACCGCGTCGATCACGAGGCCGCCGCCATGTCGGTCGCTGCCGACCCGCAATCGGTTCTCGATGCGATCAAAAACAGTCATGAGGAACTGGCGACCGAGGCGCCTGTTTGA
- a CDS encoding MBL fold metallo-hydrolase produces MTIDKGWFEVRRVNHDLWMIAEPLHVVSWLYVGRDRAVLIDSGMGIMPIKPVVERLTDKPITLINTHYHFDHVGGNGEFYERLAGERGGPLLERRAPRDLLDRYLRGFLAIIAEARARLVAEPDFYALTPETEPRDFPSTFDAQAWMPGGVPATGLLREDDEVDLGDRKLLVIDTPGHSPDGICLFDERHGVLFAGDTLMEGGNYVQYDESSMEDLLASVIKLSKLSAPVHAICTGHVPRAIAEETLITDTADALTEVLNGAAYRMDTDIFGYPVRVTRVGRVWVYASDGAATSYPLHD; encoded by the coding sequence ATGACCATCGACAAAGGCTGGTTCGAGGTTCGTCGCGTCAACCACGATCTTTGGATGATCGCGGAGCCGCTGCATGTGGTGAGCTGGCTCTATGTCGGGCGGGACCGCGCCGTGCTGATCGATAGCGGGATGGGCATCATGCCGATCAAACCCGTCGTTGAGCGCCTCACGGACAAGCCCATCACCCTGATCAATACGCATTACCATTTCGATCACGTCGGCGGAAACGGCGAGTTCTACGAGCGTCTGGCGGGGGAGCGCGGCGGCCCGCTGTTGGAGCGTCGCGCGCCGCGCGACCTGCTCGACCGCTATTTGCGAGGTTTTCTCGCCATCATCGCCGAGGCCCGCGCGCGCCTCGTGGCCGAGCCAGATTTCTATGCGCTGACACCGGAGACGGAGCCGCGTGATTTTCCCAGCACCTTCGATGCCCAGGCCTGGATGCCCGGCGGCGTGCCGGCCACCGGCCTGCTGCGTGAGGATGACGAGGTCGATCTCGGCGACCGCAAGCTGCTCGTGATCGACACGCCCGGCCATAGCCCGGACGGTATCTGCCTGTTTGACGAGCGCCATGGCGTGCTGTTCGCCGGCGATACCCTGATGGAGGGTGGCAACTACGTGCAATATGACGAGTCATCGATGGAGGATCTGCTGGCGTCCGTCATCAAGCTCTCGAAGCTCAGCGCGCCCGTCCATGCCATCTGCACAGGGCATGTGCCGCGCGCCATCGCCGAGGAAACGCTGATCACCGACACGGCGGACGCGCTGACCGAGGTTTTGAACGGCGCGGCCTATCGCATGGACACAGACATCTTCGGCTATCCCGTGCGCGTCACCCGCGTCGGTCGCGTCTGGGTCTATGCTTCGGACGGCGCCGCGACATCCTATCCGCTGCACGATTGA